From Salvia splendens isolate huo1 chromosome 3, SspV2, whole genome shotgun sequence, a single genomic window includes:
- the LOC121796429 gene encoding NAC domain-containing protein 7-like — translation MNTFSHVPPGFRFHPTDEELVDYYLRRKITNRSIDMDVIKDIDLYKIEPWDLQELCRIGTEEQNEWYFFSHKDKKYPTGTRTNRATAAGFWKATGRDKAIYSKHDLIGMRKTLVFYKGRAPNGQKSDWIMHEYRLETDENGTPQEEGWVVCRVFKKRIATTQKMSEHDSPVWYEDHVSFMPDMESPKQQTFNPNLSYNSYPYKKEMSLQYGIPADHFLQLPLLESPKVLQPPSSINCRSSGFGNHHQHLDQGYPSAFRNTNDQSGDQVTDWRVLDKFVASQLSHEEVSKDNETFPAAEEAGLISGDLSKPENATTSSSSCQIDLWK, via the exons ATGAATACGTTTTCACACGTTCCTCCGGGCTTCCGTTTCCATCCTACCGACGAAGAACTCGTCGACTATTATCTCCGGAGGAAGATCACTAACAGGAGTATCGACATGGACGTCATCAAAGATATTGATCTCTACAAAATTGAGCCCTGGGATCTCCAAG AGCTATGCAGAATAGGAACGGAAGAGCAAAACGAATGGTACTTTTTCAGCCACAAAGACAAGAAATATCCAACGGGAACACGCACGAATCGAGCCACAGCAGCCGGGTTCTGGAAAGCAACCGGCCGCGATAAGGCCATCTACTCCAAGCATGACTTGATCGGAATGAGaaaaaccctagttttctaCAAAGGCCGAGCTCCAAATGGCCAGAAATCAGACTGGATCATGCACGAATATCGCCTCGAAACAGACGAAAACGGAACCCCTCAG gAAGAAGGATGGGTGGTATGCAGGGTTTTCAAGAAGAGGATCGCGACGACGCAGAAAATGAGCGAGCACGATTCTCCAGTGTGGTACGAGGATCATGTCTCCTTCATGCCGGATATGGAATCACCTAAACAGCAGACGTTCAATCCGAATCTCTCATACAACAGCTATCCTTACAAGAAGGAAATGTCATTGCAGTACGGAATCCCGGCCGACCACTTCCTCCAGCTGCCCCTTCTAGAAAGCCCTAAGGTTCTTCAGCCTCCCTCCTCCATCAACTGCCGCTCCTCCGGCTTCGGTAACCACCACCAACACCTCGATCAAGGTTACCCCTCAGCATTCAGGAACACGAACGACCAATCTGGGGATCAGGTGACAGATTGGAGGGTTCTCGACAAGTTCGTGGCGTCGCAGCTCAGCCATGAGGAGGTTTCTAAGGACAATGAGACTTTTCCGGCTGCTGAGGAGGCCGGTCTGATTTCCGGGGATTTGAGCAAGCCAGAGAATGCAACCACCTCGTCTTCCAGTTGTCAGATTGATCTGTGGAAGTGA
- the LOC121796514 gene encoding uncharacterized protein LOC121796514 produces MYNIIHIDEMWFYMTKGAQRFYLAPGEEEPHRTFCKPLFGVNGEVLFDGKIGIFPFTKQVPAKRSSKNRMAGTLETKPIESITKDMTRDCLINKILPAIIAKWSDGATKVLKIQQDNARPHIKDNDPAFKEAAQQNGFSISLVQQPPNSPDTNVNDLGWFRAIQSLQTQIACKNVDDLVNAVVQSFNELQPQTLDNVFLSLQGCFMEIMKVRGHNSYKLPHIGKAHLRRTNQLLMDLRVPVELAMQAIAYMRDQGSNQGLEMIAQSLGL; encoded by the exons ATGTACAACATCATACACATTGATGAAATGTGGTTCTACATGACAAAAGGAGCTCAAAGATTCTATCTTGCTCCAGGAGAGGAAGAACCTCATAGAACAT TTTGTAAGCCCTTGTTTGGTGTTAATggtgaagtcttgtttgatgGAAAAATTGGAATTTTTCCATTTACCAAACAAGTTCCAGCCAAAAGGTCAAGCAAGAACAGAATGGCAGGCACTTTGGAGACAAAACCCATAGAGAGTATCACAAAAGATATGACCAGGGACTGCTTGATCAACAAG ATATTACCTGCCATCATAGCAAAGTGGTCTGATGGGGCAACTAAAGTTCTCAAGATACAACAAGACAATGCAAGACCACACATCAAAGACAATGATCCAGCTTTCAAAGAAGCTGCACAACAAAATGGTTTCTCAATATCACTTGTGCAACAACCACCTAACTCACCTGACACTAATGTCAATGATTTGGGTTGGTTCAGAGCAATACAATCACTGCAAACTCAGATTGCATGTAAAAATGTGGATGATTTAGTCAATGCAGTGGTGCAATCATTCAATGAATTACAGCCACAGACTTTGGACAATGTTTTCCTAAGTCTTCAAGGTTGTTTCATGGAAATCATGAAAGTCCGGGGTCATAACAGCTACAAGCTGCCCCACATAGGGAAAGCACATTTAAGGAGGACTAATCAACTTCTAATGGATCTAAGAGTTCCGGTGGAGCTGGCTATGCAAGCAATTGCTTATATGCGGGACCAAGGGAGCAACCAGGGATTGGAGATGATTGCACAGTCATTAGGATTATGA